One window of Salegentibacter sp. Hel_I_6 genomic DNA carries:
- a CDS encoding CsgG/HfaB family protein, with protein sequence MNFYKSSFLIGLISILSSCGSYLSQPVDFEAPKSGEISETTKRLRKLPTPEEKVVVGVYNFRDLTGQYKPSDVGSTFSTAVTQGATSILIKALEDSGWFTAIERENIGNLLNERNIIRSTRQEYQGGNSNEPQLPPLLYAGILLEGGIVSYDTNIMTGGLGARYLGVGASTQYRQDRVTIYLRAISTSSGKILKNIYISKTILSQALDASLFKYVSFQRLLEAETGFTRNEPVQIAVKEAIEKAVEGLVIEGIEDKIWLPKEGEVLSDSLISDYREDKDEEELSGLYNRKYIERKYNSAIGVSLGGSLLSADYSNNNLAPQLTLDYKRDIYRSLALQLSGSIFELNSGVAFTETFAGLDAGLNYTLLPSDKLTPFAQAGAGFLTRLSESDIQESKNNFFKLHYGLGMEYLIKDNLGIKAFATHNITLSDELDYTINGTRDDHYFNFGIGVNFYLGNSNNNN encoded by the coding sequence ATGAATTTTTATAAAAGCTCATTCCTTATTGGTTTAATATCAATACTAAGTTCTTGCGGATCATATTTAAGTCAACCTGTAGATTTTGAAGCACCAAAAAGCGGAGAAATATCTGAAACAACCAAACGTCTAAGAAAATTACCTACGCCTGAAGAAAAGGTTGTCGTAGGAGTTTATAACTTCAGGGATCTTACAGGGCAATATAAACCCTCTGATGTGGGAAGTACTTTTAGTACAGCAGTTACCCAGGGAGCGACCTCAATTCTAATAAAGGCGCTGGAAGATTCTGGATGGTTTACCGCTATTGAGCGGGAAAATATAGGTAACCTATTAAACGAGAGGAATATTATTAGATCTACCCGTCAGGAATACCAGGGAGGAAATAGTAACGAACCACAGCTCCCACCGTTATTGTATGCTGGAATTCTATTGGAGGGAGGAATTGTTTCTTACGATACCAATATAATGACCGGTGGTTTAGGCGCGCGGTACCTTGGAGTTGGAGCTTCAACGCAATATAGACAAGATAGGGTGACTATCTATTTAAGGGCAATTTCTACTTCCAGTGGTAAAATCCTAAAAAATATATATATATCCAAAACAATTCTATCTCAAGCACTGGACGCTAGTTTGTTTAAATATGTAAGTTTCCAAAGACTATTGGAAGCTGAAACAGGATTTACCAGGAATGAACCGGTACAAATCGCGGTAAAAGAAGCTATTGAAAAAGCCGTAGAAGGGCTGGTGATAGAAGGAATAGAAGATAAGATTTGGCTACCCAAAGAGGGGGAAGTCCTCTCTGATAGTTTAATTTCAGATTATAGAGAAGATAAAGATGAAGAAGAACTCTCAGGATTATATAATAGAAAGTATATTGAAAGGAAGTACAATAGTGCGATAGGAGTAAGTTTGGGTGGTTCACTTTTAAGCGCCGATTATTCAAATAATAATTTAGCACCACAATTAACCTTAGATTATAAAAGAGATATTTATCGTTCCCTTGCATTGCAATTAAGTGGTAGTATTTTTGAATTAAATAGTGGAGTGGCTTTTACAGAAACATTTGCTGGCCTGGATGCCGGACTTAATTATACATTATTGCCAAGTGATAAATTAACGCCTTTTGCACAGGCTGGAGCCGGTTTTCTTACAAGATTATCTGAAAGTGATATCCAGGAATCAAAAAATAATTTTTTCAAACTACATTATGGATTGGGTATGGAATATCTAATAAAAGACAATCTGGGTATAAAAGCTTTCGCAACGCACAATATAACACTTAGCGACGAGTTGGATTACACCATTAATGGCACCCGGGATGACCATTATTTTAATTTCGGGATAGGTGTAAATTTCTATTTAGGAAACTCAAATAACAACAATTAA
- a CDS encoding AIR synthase related protein gives MSQEVSKRYAQRGVSAGKEDVHNAIKNVDKGLFPKAFCKIVPDYLTGDADYCLIMHADGAGTKSSLAYMYWKETGDISVWKGIAQDALIMNIDDLLCVGAIDNIMLSSTIGRNKNKIPGEVISAIINGTEELIAELKDFGVEIHSTGGETADVGDLVRTIIVDSTVTARMKKSEVIDNANIKPGNVIVGLSSSGQASYENEYNGGMGSNGLTSARHDVFSKILAEKYPESFDNDIPEDLIYSGTKSLTDKVENSPIDAGKLVLSPTRTYAPIIKKILSKFSNKEINGMVHCSGGAQTKILHFIDNLHIVKDNMFEVPPLFKLIQQESKTDWKEMYQVFNMGHRMELYVNPQIAEEIIAISKSFNVDAQIVGRVEASEEKKLTIKSEFGEFEY, from the coding sequence ATGAGTCAGGAAGTAAGTAAGAGATATGCCCAGCGCGGAGTTTCAGCAGGAAAAGAAGATGTGCACAATGCCATTAAAAATGTAGATAAAGGATTATTCCCAAAAGCATTTTGCAAAATTGTGCCTGATTATCTTACCGGAGATGCAGATTATTGCTTAATTATGCACGCCGATGGTGCAGGAACAAAATCTTCCCTGGCCTATATGTATTGGAAAGAAACCGGAGATATTTCGGTTTGGAAAGGTATTGCGCAAGATGCACTTATAATGAATATAGACGATTTGCTTTGCGTAGGCGCTATAGATAATATTATGCTTTCTTCTACGATTGGCAGGAATAAAAATAAAATTCCTGGTGAGGTGATTTCAGCAATAATCAATGGAACTGAAGAGTTGATTGCTGAATTAAAAGACTTTGGCGTAGAAATTCATTCAACCGGTGGCGAAACTGCCGATGTTGGTGATTTGGTGAGAACTATTATTGTAGATTCTACCGTAACCGCCAGGATGAAGAAGTCTGAAGTGATTGATAATGCTAATATTAAACCGGGAAATGTGATTGTTGGTTTATCTTCTTCGGGGCAGGCATCCTACGAAAATGAATATAATGGCGGAATGGGAAGTAACGGACTTACCTCTGCGCGACACGATGTTTTTTCTAAGATCTTAGCCGAAAAATATCCCGAAAGCTTTGATAATGATATTCCTGAAGACTTGATCTATTCCGGAACTAAATCTTTAACCGATAAGGTTGAAAATTCACCTATAGATGCCGGGAAATTAGTACTTTCTCCAACCCGAACTTACGCCCCTATTATTAAGAAGATACTTTCTAAATTCAGCAATAAGGAAATTAATGGGATGGTGCATTGCAGTGGAGGTGCCCAAACCAAAATTCTTCACTTTATAGATAATTTGCATATTGTAAAAGATAATATGTTTGAAGTGCCGCCCCTTTTCAAACTTATTCAGCAAGAAAGTAAAACCGACTGGAAAGAAATGTACCAGGTTTTTAATATGGGCCACCGTATGGAACTTTATGTAAATCCTCAAATTGCCGAAGAGATTATCGCTATTTCAAAATCTTTTAATGTTGATGCACAGATAGTTGGTAGGGTAGAAGCTTCAGAAGAAAAGAAACTTACTATAAAAAGTGAATTTGGGGAGTTTGAATACTAA
- a CDS encoding Lacal_2735 family protein: MFKIFETKSTEECLCDKYTHLMHKSFKLALTDKEESDRLNERAKKILRELRRMQYDKIDS; this comes from the coding sequence ATGTTCAAAATCTTTGAAACAAAATCTACAGAAGAATGCCTTTGTGATAAGTACACACATCTTATGCACAAATCGTTTAAATTGGCGCTAACCGATAAGGAAGAAAGTGACCGATTGAACGAGAGAGCAAAAAAAATTCTTCGGGAACTAAGGAGAATGCAATACGATAAGATAGATTCTTAA
- a CDS encoding ATP-binding cassette domain-containing protein, with translation MIFEIDNVELYFAEKQILNGVYLKAETGKIIGILGANGSGKSSLLNISFGSLQPRHKLIRIDKKPYLKPLFKYGIVTYLPQQNFIPPKMKLETCFQLFKVELRDFLHDFPEFIAYKRTKMRELSGGQRRVTEIYIALNSKTKLILLDEPFSHLSPLYIEKIKGILQNKKKEKAIIITDHMYRHILNSSDEIYLLKNGSTKLIDKVSELEDYKYLRAGTL, from the coding sequence ATGATTTTCGAAATTGATAATGTTGAGCTTTATTTTGCTGAAAAGCAAATCCTAAACGGGGTTTACTTGAAAGCAGAAACAGGAAAAATAATCGGAATACTCGGAGCCAATGGTTCTGGAAAAAGTAGTTTACTCAATATTTCCTTCGGAAGTCTTCAACCCAGGCACAAATTGATTAGAATTGACAAGAAACCTTACCTGAAACCACTTTTTAAATACGGTATAGTAACATATTTACCTCAGCAAAATTTTATTCCACCAAAAATGAAGCTTGAAACCTGTTTTCAACTTTTTAAGGTAGAGCTAAGAGACTTTCTACACGACTTCCCTGAGTTTATAGCTTACAAGAGAACCAAAATGCGGGAACTTTCAGGTGGGCAAAGGCGTGTTACAGAAATTTACATTGCTTTAAATAGCAAAACCAAACTCATACTTCTAGACGAACCATTTTCTCATCTTTCGCCGCTGTATATTGAAAAAATTAAAGGTATACTTCAGAATAAAAAGAAAGAAAAAGCCATTATAATTACCGATCATATGTATCGGCATATTTTGAACTCTAGCGATGAGATTTACCTGCTAAAGAATGGGAGTACTAAGTTGATAGATAAAGTTAGCGAATTAGAAGATTACAAATATCTAAGAGCCGGCACCCTGTAA
- a CDS encoding DUF4197 domain-containing protein, which yields MKKIILVFSVLIFSSCAELQTIAENYPQVGVSNTEIASGLRQALDMGIEKQVTKLTEENGFYRNELVRITLPPELQKVDKTLRDVGLDALADEGLKVLNRAAEEAVKEATPIFVNAVQEITFNDARNILLGQDNQATLYLTDKTEKSLYNKFSPVVTSSLEKVGATQVWSNIINRYNSLPLTTNVNPDLADYVTNEALNGVYTMIAVEEKEIREKVSARTTNLLQRVFALQDRNTGY from the coding sequence ATGAAAAAGATTATTCTCGTTTTTAGTGTACTTATATTTTCTTCCTGTGCCGAATTACAAACTATAGCCGAAAATTATCCCCAAGTAGGTGTTAGTAATACCGAAATAGCTTCGGGTTTACGGCAGGCTTTGGATATGGGGATTGAAAAACAGGTAACAAAACTTACTGAAGAAAATGGGTTCTACCGCAATGAATTAGTAAGAATTACTTTACCACCAGAGTTACAAAAAGTAGATAAAACCCTAAGGGATGTTGGCTTAGACGCTCTTGCCGACGAAGGCTTAAAAGTTTTAAATCGGGCTGCGGAAGAAGCCGTTAAAGAAGCTACACCAATTTTTGTAAATGCCGTACAGGAAATTACTTTTAATGATGCTAGAAATATTTTACTTGGCCAGGATAACCAGGCCACCTTATACCTTACCGACAAAACTGAAAAATCACTGTATAACAAATTTAGTCCTGTAGTTACTTCTTCACTTGAGAAAGTAGGAGCTACCCAAGTATGGAGTAATATTATAAACCGGTATAACAGCTTACCACTTACTACAAATGTAAATCCAGACCTTGCAGATTATGTGACCAATGAAGCTTTAAATGGGGTTTACACAATGATTGCTGTTGAAGAAAAGGAAATTAGAGAGAAGGTTTCAGCACGAACCACCAACCTTTTACAACGCGTTTTCGCTCTTCAGGATCGTAATACAGGTTATTAA
- the prfA gene encoding peptide chain release factor 1, producing the protein MIEKLNIVKQRFDEVNDLIIQPDVISDQKRYIELNKEYKDLRALMDEREKYLELTNNIEEAKEIIADGSDPEMTEMAKMQLDEAEKEVPKLEEKIRMMLVPKDPDDAKNVVIEIRAGTGGDEASIFAGDLYRMYTKYLESKGWKHNIVDYSEGTSGGFKEMIFEVSGEDVYGTMKFEAGVHRVQRVPQTETQGRVHTSAATVMVLPEAEEFDVEIDPKEVRIDYFCSSGPGGQSVNTTYSAVRLTHEPTGLVAQCQDQKSQHKNKEKAFRVLRSRLYEMELAKKQEADAAKRNSMVSSGDRSAKIRTYNYSQGRVTDHRINLTLYDLSNIINGDIQKILDELRFVENTEKLKENSDVF; encoded by the coding sequence ATGATCGAGAAGCTTAACATAGTAAAGCAGCGTTTTGATGAGGTGAATGATTTAATTATTCAGCCTGATGTGATATCAGATCAAAAGCGATATATAGAATTAAATAAAGAATACAAAGACCTTAGGGCCTTAATGGATGAGCGGGAAAAATATTTAGAGCTCACCAATAATATTGAAGAAGCCAAGGAAATTATTGCCGATGGCAGCGATCCTGAAATGACCGAAATGGCCAAAATGCAGCTTGATGAAGCTGAAAAGGAAGTGCCAAAGCTGGAAGAAAAGATAAGAATGATGCTCGTTCCTAAAGATCCGGATGACGCGAAGAATGTAGTGATAGAAATTAGGGCTGGTACCGGTGGGGATGAGGCCAGTATTTTCGCCGGCGATCTTTATAGAATGTATACCAAGTATTTAGAAAGCAAAGGCTGGAAACATAATATTGTAGATTATAGTGAAGGTACCAGTGGTGGATTTAAAGAGATGATTTTTGAAGTTTCTGGTGAAGATGTTTATGGTACAATGAAGTTTGAAGCCGGTGTGCACCGTGTACAACGTGTTCCGCAAACTGAAACCCAGGGGCGTGTACATACCTCGGCCGCTACCGTAATGGTACTTCCAGAAGCTGAAGAATTTGATGTAGAGATAGATCCAAAAGAGGTGAGAATAGATTATTTCTGTTCTTCCGGTCCCGGTGGGCAATCGGTGAACACCACCTATTCTGCTGTGCGTTTAACTCACGAGCCTACAGGATTAGTGGCACAGTGCCAGGATCAAAAATCACAGCATAAAAACAAGGAGAAAGCCTTTAGAGTATTACGCTCGCGTTTATATGAAATGGAACTTGCTAAAAAGCAGGAAGCCGATGCTGCTAAAAGAAACTCTATGGTTTCCAGTGGTGACCGTAGTGCAAAAATTAGAACCTATAATTATTCCCAGGGAAGGGTTACAGACCATCGTATTAACCTTACGCTTTATGATCTTTCCAATATCATTAATGGGGATATCCAGAAAATACTTGACGAATTGCGATTTGTAGAAAATACAGAGAAGCTCAAGGAAAATTCAGATGTATTTTAA
- the pyrF gene encoding orotidine-5'-phosphate decarboxylase: MSPQELTEQIFKKKSFLCVGLDVDIDRIPTYLLSEDDPIFEFNKAIIDATHKFCVAYKPNIAFYEANGVEGWQALEKTINYLHHEYPEIYTIADAKRGDIGNTSRMYAKTFLQDLGFDSVTVAPYMGKDSVEPFLEFDNRQAILLALTSNEGAFDFQTQQIDGEELYKKVLKTSKTWKNSENLMYVVGATKAEFLKEIREIIPENFLLVPGVGAQGGKLEDVCKYGMTKNVGLLVNSSRKIIYASESSNFAEIAGAKAEVLQQQMAEELSKL, from the coding sequence ATGTCCCCGCAAGAATTAACTGAACAGATCTTTAAAAAGAAATCGTTTTTATGTGTGGGGCTTGATGTGGATATAGACAGGATTCCAACCTATTTATTATCTGAGGACGATCCTATTTTTGAATTCAATAAAGCGATTATAGACGCTACTCATAAGTTTTGCGTGGCTTATAAACCGAATATTGCTTTTTATGAAGCCAATGGCGTTGAAGGCTGGCAGGCCTTAGAAAAGACTATAAATTATCTTCATCACGAATATCCCGAAATTTATACTATTGCAGACGCCAAGCGTGGTGATATAGGTAATACTTCAAGAATGTATGCTAAAACCTTTCTCCAGGATCTTGGCTTTGATTCGGTAACTGTCGCACCCTATATGGGAAAAGATTCGGTAGAACCTTTTTTGGAATTTGATAACCGACAGGCTATATTATTGGCACTTACTTCTAATGAGGGGGCTTTTGATTTCCAAACCCAGCAAATTGACGGGGAAGAACTTTATAAAAAAGTACTTAAAACCTCTAAAACCTGGAAAAATTCTGAGAATTTGATGTACGTTGTGGGAGCTACTAAGGCTGAATTTTTAAAAGAAATAAGAGAGATCATTCCTGAGAATTTTTTACTTGTTCCTGGAGTAGGCGCACAGGGCGGAAAACTGGAAGACGTATGTAAATACGGAATGACAAAAAATGTTGGCCTTTTGGTAAATTCTTCCCGAAAGATTATTTATGCTTCAGAATCTTCGAATTTCGCTGAAATAGCCGGAGCTAAAGCTGAAGTACTTCAGCAACAAATGGCAGAAGAGTTGAGTAAACTTTAA
- a CDS encoding curli production assembly/transport component CsgF has translation MKLTFTLFFILGCFYTSSAQDLVYRPTNPAFGGNPYNYQWLLSSAEAQNSFKDPNATSGRQQQSELERFTSSLNSQLLGQVTRRLFTDQFGQGALEEGTYSFGSLAVDIYPSNEGLVINILDTETGEQTQVIIPN, from the coding sequence ATGAAACTAACTTTTACATTATTCTTTATTTTAGGATGCTTTTATACCTCTAGCGCACAGGATTTGGTGTATAGGCCTACTAATCCAGCATTTGGAGGAAATCCTTATAATTACCAATGGCTATTAAGTTCTGCCGAGGCTCAGAATAGTTTTAAAGATCCTAATGCGACTTCAGGAAGACAACAACAATCGGAATTGGAGAGATTCACTTCCAGTTTAAATTCACAATTATTAGGACAGGTTACCAGGAGACTGTTTACCGATCAATTTGGCCAGGGAGCACTTGAAGAAGGAACGTATTCTTTTGGAAGTTTGGCGGTAGATATTTATCCATCAAATGAAGGTTTGGTGATTAATATCTTAGACACTGAGACCGGAGAACAAACCCAGGTAATAATTCCCAATTAA
- a CDS encoding ABC transporter substrate-binding protein, producing MEVIDQLQRKISLPYIPKRIISLVPSQTELLVDLGLEENLVGVTKFCVHPKYLRKNKTMVGGTKQVKLEKIKALKPDIILCNKEENTKEMVEELEEIAPVHVSDIVKIEDAFELMLQYGEIFQKKALVGTMVNSVRDKIAVLQEKLRDKPVKKVAYFIWKKPLMVAGKDTFIDELLKLNKFENVFIESRYPETTLEELKAKNPDLLLLSSEPFPFKEKHKEYFSTLNAEIKLVDGEYFSWYGSRLIAAIDYFKTISA from the coding sequence ATGGAAGTGATAGATCAATTACAGAGAAAGATTTCTCTTCCATATATTCCTAAGCGAATTATCTCATTAGTACCCAGCCAAACCGAACTTCTTGTGGATTTAGGTTTGGAGGAAAATCTGGTGGGGGTCACTAAATTCTGCGTTCATCCCAAATATCTTAGGAAGAACAAAACCATGGTAGGTGGTACAAAACAAGTAAAGCTTGAAAAAATAAAAGCTTTAAAACCAGATATTATTCTCTGTAATAAAGAGGAAAATACTAAGGAAATGGTAGAGGAGTTGGAAGAAATTGCTCCTGTACACGTTTCAGATATTGTAAAAATTGAAGATGCTTTTGAATTGATGCTTCAATATGGTGAGATCTTTCAAAAAAAAGCTTTAGTAGGAACAATGGTGAATTCCGTTAGGGACAAAATTGCTGTTCTTCAAGAAAAACTCCGGGATAAACCGGTTAAAAAAGTAGCGTATTTTATTTGGAAAAAACCTTTAATGGTTGCCGGGAAAGACACTTTTATAGATGAACTCCTAAAACTGAATAAGTTTGAAAATGTGTTTATAGAATCCAGGTATCCAGAAACTACTCTTGAAGAATTAAAGGCTAAAAATCCTGATTTATTATTGCTTTCATCTGAGCCATTTCCGTTCAAGGAAAAGCATAAAGAATATTTTTCAACTTTAAATGCTGAAATTAAGCTGGTAGATGGTGAGTATTTTAGTTGGTATGGATCCCGATTGATTGCAGCAATAGATTATTTTAAAACAATTAGCGCTTAA
- a CDS encoding carboxypeptidase regulatory-like domain-containing protein encodes MKSIKFIFPLFFAILISGCSEETIDNVQIGTITGTVVTEGNFEPIENVRISTNPASSTVFTDENGEFTLRNIPVQEYSVQARKDSLLTQFQGVEVIPDGEVNIVFEMKPETANNLAPKAPQLVSPENNAEGLPRTVTFAWASENVDDDELTYQLEIRNDRNSNVQTYANITDTTFTVEDLNYGYKYFWQVRVSDSVNEDVLSEVGTFNTLEFPKSRIAYVRKVNGNNVIFSRDLNENEYQLTSASQNSFRPRKNHRTDKIAFLRTIGSQTHLFTMNLDGSGQKQITSNIPVNGFNLDKIDFSWANDGASLIYPNFSKLYRVNATGDGTTQIYSEPNGRFITEVDVSNDNSRMALLVNDANGYNASIYLINNEGQKTTTIVSNIEGALGGLNLSVNNNMVLYTRDVSGFESEDYRQLNSQLFVYNINTQEALSISDNKPDGTNDLDPRFSPNEAEVIFVNTSNDGISQNNIFTVEINPGSADENRTLLYENAFMPDWE; translated from the coding sequence ATGAAAAGTATAAAATTTATATTCCCTCTTTTTTTTGCGATACTTATTTCTGGTTGTAGTGAAGAAACTATAGATAATGTGCAAATAGGTACCATAACCGGAACAGTTGTTACAGAAGGAAATTTTGAACCTATAGAGAATGTTAGAATTTCAACAAATCCTGCCAGTTCAACAGTTTTTACTGATGAAAACGGGGAATTTACTTTAAGAAACATACCGGTTCAGGAGTACTCTGTGCAGGCTCGAAAAGATAGTTTATTAACTCAATTTCAAGGTGTAGAGGTAATTCCTGATGGTGAGGTAAATATTGTTTTTGAAATGAAACCCGAGACCGCTAACAACCTCGCTCCTAAAGCTCCACAGTTAGTTTCTCCTGAAAATAATGCTGAAGGACTGCCACGGACAGTAACTTTTGCCTGGGCATCCGAAAATGTGGATGACGATGAATTGACTTATCAATTGGAAATAAGAAACGATCGTAATAGCAACGTACAAACTTACGCTAACATAACTGATACAACTTTTACGGTAGAAGATTTAAATTATGGCTATAAATACTTTTGGCAGGTAAGGGTTAGCGATAGTGTTAATGAAGATGTTTTAAGTGAGGTTGGCACCTTTAATACCCTGGAATTTCCTAAAAGTAGAATTGCTTACGTGAGAAAAGTAAATGGAAATAATGTAATTTTTTCTAGAGATCTTAATGAAAATGAATACCAATTAACTTCGGCTAGTCAAAACAGCTTTAGACCAAGGAAAAACCATCGTACCGATAAAATTGCATTTTTAAGAACTATTGGAAGTCAAACTCATCTTTTTACGATGAATTTAGATGGCTCGGGCCAAAAACAAATTACAAGTAATATACCTGTGAACGGTTTCAATTTAGATAAAATTGATTTTTCCTGGGCCAATGATGGTGCTAGTCTTATTTACCCGAATTTTAGTAAGCTTTACAGAGTAAATGCAACGGGTGATGGTACAACGCAAATTTATAGTGAACCTAATGGCAGGTTTATTACAGAAGTAGATGTGAGTAATGATAATTCCAGGATGGCCCTATTGGTAAACGATGCTAATGGATACAATGCTTCCATTTATTTAATAAACAATGAAGGGCAGAAAACAACTACGATTGTTTCAAATATAGAGGGTGCGCTTGGCGGCTTAAACCTCTCTGTTAATAATAATATGGTTTTGTATACTAGAGATGTTTCTGGGTTTGAAAGCGAAGATTATCGCCAGCTTAATTCGCAATTGTTCGTCTACAATATAAATACTCAGGAAGCTTTAAGTATTAGTGATAACAAACCTGATGGAACAAACGATCTTGACCCCAGGTTTTCTCCAAACGAAGCTGAAGTTATTTTTGTAAATACTTCTAACGACGGTATTTCTCAGAATAATATATTTACCGTAGAAATAAACCCTGGAAGTGCCGATGAAAATAGAACCTTATTATACGAAAATGCATTTATGCCAGATTGGGAGTAA